DNA from Geminicoccaceae bacterium:
AAACTATCAGCTGAAGTCTCCTCTGCGATTTGAACACTTATGCATTGGCGATTTCCGCCCTGCATTGCATTCGCATGCATAACCCCGTGCGCGGTCGAGCCGGAACCGGCAAAGAAATCCATAACAATATCATCAGGCCCAGATAGATAATTCACCAACAGGGAAATATCCTTGTAGTTCTTTGGATTCTCGAAAACCCTTGAACCGTCAAATATCTCCTCAAACTCCAGCGTCGCTGTTTGAGCGTAACTGTATCTTACTGATGTGAGAACTTGGTCATTGTTTTCAAATAGGTTCGTTCGAACTCGGGGCACAGTGGTTTCATCCGGTCCAAAAACAATGCGACCTTTTTCAACTTCTTCATCGAAGCGCTTTTTTGTTGGATAACGCCAGCCACTTTTGGGCAGCTTGCACGGCTTTCCTGTCTCTGGATGAAGAACTTCATAGGTAGGCCCTCCACCACCGGGCCAATTGATGTTTCCATCATCCCGATATGGGCCTTTTCCATCAACCTTGGTAAATCGTGCCAAGGGTATTCGAGGATCATCTTCTTCAAACGATTTATAGAATTCCTTGAGACCAGAAGAAATTGCACTCCAGTCATCCCCATGCTCTTTCTTTAATTTATTGAACAAATCCCTAACCTCTTCGACACCTTCTTTAGGCGCCCGAAGTTTAATGTCGTGGTCTTTGAGCTCTTGGAGTGATTTCACATAGACAAGCATATACTCGTGACCAACAGAAAAATACTTTGCGTCGTTCTTCCTGTTTCGATCCCAAACCAATGCTGCGACGAAGTTGGACTCGCCGAAAACCTCATCCATAACATTCTTGAGCGAGTGGCATTCTATGTCGTCGATGCTTACCGCAATAAACCCGTCATCACGAAGAAGATTCCTAGCCAGCCGAAGGCGAGGATAGATCATAGACAGCCAGTCAGAGTGAAAGCGTCCGTTTGATTCAAGATTCGCAACCAACCTGTTCCCGCTACTATCGGACTGCATTGATTTCTCGAAAAAAACACTCGTATCAACGGAGAAGTCATCGTCGTAAACGAAGTCACCTCCTGTGTTATAAGGTGGATCAATGTATATGAACTTGACTGACCCTAGATATGCAATCTGAAGCAGCTTCAACGCATCAAGATTGTCGCCTTCTACAAAGAGGTTTCGTGTTCCATCAAAATTGTTACTTTCTTCGGAGACCGGACGGAGCGTCTTAGCAATTGGGGCATTTGCTAGTGCCAGCGACTCACGCTTCCCCGGCCAATCAAGTCGATAGCGTTCTTGTGGCCCTTCAACGATGTGGTCACTTAGCTCCTGACGAAGCTGATCGAAGTCGAAAGCGAGGCGCACATTGCCTTTCTCGTCAACCGCCTCAGTTACACAGCCAGGGAACAGGTCACGCATCTTCGCGATATTTTCCTGCGACAGGTCAGGGCTGTGCATCTTGAGTTTTTCCATTCTTCTGTCCCCTAGATATTCGTACCGGTCAGTTGGCTATCGGTCCGCCTGACTCCGCTTTGTTGTAATTCGGCCAATTCCTGATTGGCCTTGCGTAGCTCCGCATTGATCGCCACGCGCTTGTTGTATTGCTTTTCGCGAGTGAGCCGGGTCTTGATCCGCTCAACCTCTCGCGTCTTGGCACGGATTGCCTCCATCCGGTCTACCCGTGCCTGAATGTCTTCATCGCCCTGCCCCGGTGTGCCCATTTCCGCCGGCATGATTGCCGTGAGCAACCGGTCATAGAGTGCGCCGAGGTCAAGGGCGACGGGCAGCGGCATCCGCCCCGTTTCCTCCGGCACCCAATCGGTGGCGAAATATTCACTGACCACCCATTTGGCGCTGTCGGCCTCGCTTTGCCGTTTGAAGGCAGCGGCGGCCTTGCGCTTGCCGCGCCAGGTCAGCTCGAAGACCAAGGGAAACGGAATGGCCTTGTCGATCGCACGCAGGACAGTCTCGTCCAGTTTGCCGGTTTTGAGCGATATGCTGAAAACCTGAATCTCCGGCACCGATGCCGTAGCATTCAGGTTGATGGTTTCGGGTGCCAGCTTGTAGCGCCAGTTGATCTGGTCAACCTCGCGCACAAACAAGTCCTTCAGGGCCGTGTTGGCACCGGCATGCTCGTAAATCTTGTTTTTCGGCACCACACGGCCAAAGGCAGCGCTTTTGGGGTAGTCGAAGAAAGCACTCACGCTTCACCCCCTTCCACCACCACGAAGGCAATCAGTTCAAAATCGTTCAGGCCGGCGATGGCATGCACCAGCGCCGTGGTGCGACCGCCGCTGAAAAGGCTGTCGATATCCTTCTCTTCCTTCACCTCGATCATGGAGCGAATGGCGCTGGAAAGGAGGTCGGAATAGCGGTCCATCTGCTGGCCGTCGCGGGTGCGCTCATTGAAGATGCGGCAGACTTCCGGCAGGGGTGCCGAGCGCCCCTTGCAGCTGGTGCGGATCAGGTCAAGCAGGCGCTTCACCTCGGTATGGTCGGCAATGACCTCACCATCGTCACTGATATAGACGAGGTAGAACGGGTGCAGGCGGTTTTGCTGGTTGATGTTGACGCTGTCATGGATGTTCTTCAGCGCGAAGATCGCACCGGGCTGAAGCCCCAGCTCCGGCTGGGCAGGCACAACGGCGTGCATGCCGTTCGGCAGATTGTCCAGCTCGCCATGTTCCTTGACATAGTTGAGCAAGTCCATGCGGAAATCGTTGAGGCCAAGATCGGTGATAGAGATACCGGTCTTCACATCTTCCAGCTCGATCACCTCGTCCTGAAGGCGCTTCAGTTGGTCTTTGCGATAGGCAATATCACTGGACTTGGCCGTTAGGACGTTGTCATCCCCCGTGGCGGCCACATCCGCAATGACCATGCGGTTTTCGACCCGTTCTTTCAGGTTGATATATTCGTCCAGCGTGATGTCCGGCCAGTAGTTCACCAGCTGGATTTGACTGTTCGGCGAGCCGATACGGTCAATCCGGCCGAAGCGCTGGATGATGCGCACCGGGTTCCAATGAATGTCGTAATTGACGAGAAAATCGCAGTCCTGAAGGTTCTGCCCTTCGGAGATACAATCCGTGCCGATCAGGATATCCAGCTCACCCGGTTCATTGGGCAGGACAATCGCCTTTTCCTTGGAGCGTGGCGAGAACAGGGTCAACACGCCCTGGAAATCATAGCCCTTTTTGAGCGTGGTCTTCGGTGCATCGGAGCCTGTGACCTTGCCCGCATGCAGCCCCAGCTGTTGGGCAAAGGGCGCCAGATTGGCATAGAGATAGTTTGCCGTATCCGCAAAAGCCGTGAAGACCAGCACCTTCCGATTGCCCGGATTGAGCGGCTCATCAATTTTCTTCCGCAGAAGCTCCATCAGGTTCTGGAGCTTGGCATCATCCTTCGGCTCCACCAGCTCCATGGAGGTCACCAGTGCCTCGATCAGGGCAAGGTCGGCCTCAAGGTCATGTTTCCATGACGGCAGATCCATGTCCGCAAGGCTGATCTGCACCTTCTTTCCGACCGTGAAATCGCCAAGACCGGCGAGGTCATCATCCTCGGCATCCAGAAAATCGGCATCGGCCAGATAGTCGCTAACGCTTTGGGCGCTGCCGGAACGCTCAAAGTCATTGATGGCGTCAAGGGCTCGGGTGATGTTCCCGCCCAGCGCCCGCAAGGTAATGCGGAATGCCTCGACCGAACTTTCCAACCGCTTGAGCAGGTTGGTGGTCATGAGGGCCTGAAGGCTCCGCTCCCGGTCTGCCTGACGCAGCTTGCCCCGCCCGCCTTCGACCTGGGTGTCGTAAATCTCTTCGTATTTGCGAAGACGGCTCGGCAGGATGTAGCTGATCGGCGCATAGACCGCGAGCTTCAGCACCGATAGCTGGGAGAAAATATCGTTTAGCCCCATCACATCCGTCCGTTTGGTGATCGGACAATGAAACGACAGCGGCTTGCGCCGTTCGGGGAATTTTCCGATATCCTTCGTGTCGTAGAAGGTTTCGATATGCTTGCGTGACCGCGCAATGGTCACGGCATCCAGAAGCTCGAAGAAGTCGAAATCAAGGGCCTTCAGAATAGAAGCGGCGGTCCGCTCCTCTGGCGGCAGTTCGGACCAGGCATTGAAGGTTTTCTGGGCACGGCGGAAAATTTCTTCGACGCTTGCCTGCGACTTCAGGTTCTTGCTGAGCGCCTCGGACTGGCCTTCATAGGCCAGCGCCAGCTGGTTCCGCAGGTCTGTGAAACGATTATTGACCGGCGTCGCCGACAGCATCAGAACCTTGGTCTTCACGCCCGCGCGAATAACCTTGTTCATCAGCTTCTGGTAACGAGTTTCACGATCCTTATAGACGTCGTTGTTCCGGAAATTGTGGGACTCGTCGATCACGACAAGATCATAATTGCCCCAGTTCACACGGTTCAGCGGAATACCGAAGGAATCACCGGACGTGCGCGAAAGGTCCGTATGACAGAGGACGTCGTAGTTCAGCCGATCCGTGGCAAAGATATTCGTCGTCAGGTTGGTATTGTAGTTGCGCCAGTTGTCCGCGAGCTTTTTTGGACAAAGCACCAGAACCGCCCGGTTGCGCAGCTCGTAATATTTGATAACGGCCAGGGCGGTGAAGGTCTTTCCAAGACCAACACTGTCAGCAAGGATACAGCCGTTATAGGTTTCCAGCTTGTTGATAATGCCGGTTGCGGCATCCCGCTGGTAGTTGAACAGTTTGTTCCAAACCACGCTGTCACGATAGCCAGTAAGGTCGTTCGGCAGAACGTCCTCGTCCACATCTTCCAGGAAGTCCTGAAAGATGTTGTAGAGCATCATGAAATACACCCGCTCCGGCGAATTCTCCTGATACACGGATTCGATGTGATCGCAGATCGCTTCCGTGACATCCTGAACCTTGTGCGGATCGGACCAGATTTGGTCGAACAGCTGGAGATACATCTGGGTGTGGTTCGGGTCTTCAAAGCGGGTGACGAAGTTGGAAACCGCATCCCCCTTCTGATAGCCAAGATCAACCGCCGTGAAGCCGCTGATCGGCATATAGGCGACGCCCTCACCCGTGCCGCCCACATGCATGAATTGCTGCATCGGCGCTTTGGTCGTATTGGACCGGAAACGCGCTTTCTTTCGTATCCACTCAGCGCATTCCCGCGCCACCGCCCGCTGGGTCAGCTTGTTGCGGAGATGAATTTCAAATTCTGTTCCGTAGAGGCCGGTTTCGCGGCGGTTTTTCGGGATGAAAAACTCTCGCCGTTCTTTGCGCATGCGATCCGTCGCTTCGGTCGGCACAAAGGTCGGGGCAGTGAAAATGAATTGCAGGCTGTCGATCTTTGACAGTTCCGACTTCAGCGCCTCGAAGGCGTAAATCGAGAAACAGGACGCAGCAATCTTCAGGCGGGAACCGCGCCCGACAGTCCCTTTCACATCATCGCCAAGAAGCTGGGTCGTGTTGTCAATGATCTTCATTGCGATGGTTCGCTCCGCCTTTTCCGCCCTGCTGTTTTCGCGCCTCTATCCAGGCGTCGATATCGCCTTTGCGAAACCGCCAGGAACCACCAATCTTGAAGCCGGGTATCTCGCCTTCAGCGGCAAGCCGGTAAGCGGTCTTCTCGGTCAGCTTGAGATACTCAGCCACCTCCCGGATTGTCATGACGTCGGTATCCATACCGATCCTCGCTTAGTTTTCGCTATTTGAGAAAATACGGGAAGATTCGGGAACCGTGAAGTACAATCTGCCGTATATATCAATTTTTCCGATTGCCAGCCCGAGCAGAAGGCAGGTGTCGATACAGGGTAGCGGTGGAGACCCCGAACTGTTTGGCGACCTGGGCGACACTGTTCTCCGGGTCGCCCACAAGGGTTGCAGCCATACGGAGGTCAGCTTTGGATAGCTTTGATGGTCGTCCGCCTTTGCGACCACGGGCACTGGCGGCATCAAGCCCCGCCCTTGTCCGTTCGCGGATCATGGCACGTTCAAACTCTGCCAAGGCACCGAAGATATGGAAGACCAACATGCCGCCAGCGGTCGTCGTGTCGATGGACTCGGTCAGGGAGCGGAAACCAATATCCTTGGACTGAAGCAACGCCACCGTGTCGATAAGCTGGCGCATGGAGCGTGCCAGACGGTCGAGCTTCCAGACAACCAGCGTATCCCCCGGCCGCATGAAATCGAGCGCCTGCTCAAGCCCCGGCCTGTCGGCCTTGCCGCCCGAAGCGGTTTCCTCGAAGATGCGCTCGCAACCGGCTGCCTTCAGGGCGTCGGTCTGGAGCGT
Protein-coding regions in this window:
- a CDS encoding site-specific DNA-methyltransferase — protein: MEKLKMHSPDLSQENIAKMRDLFPGCVTEAVDEKGNVRLAFDFDQLRQELSDHIVEGPQERYRLDWPGKRESLALANAPIAKTLRPVSEESNNFDGTRNLFVEGDNLDALKLLQIAYLGSVKFIYIDPPYNTGGDFVYDDDFSVDTSVFFEKSMQSDSSGNRLVANLESNGRFHSDWLSMIYPRLRLARNLLRDDGFIAVSIDDIECHSLKNVMDEVFGESNFVAALVWDRNRKNDAKYFSVGHEYMLVYVKSLQELKDHDIKLRAPKEGVEEVRDLFNKLKKEHGDDWSAISSGLKEFYKSFEEDDPRIPLARFTKVDGKGPYRDDGNINWPGGGGPTYEVLHPETGKPCKLPKSGWRYPTKKRFDEEVEKGRIVFGPDETTVPRVRTNLFENNDQVLTSVRYSYAQTATLEFEEIFDGSRVFENPKNYKDISLLVNYLSGPDDIVMDFFAGSGSTAHGVMHANAMQGGNRQCISVQIAEETSADSLAREAGYSTIAELCKDRIRRAGTKVLGGDCHPDWNKDVGFRVLKIDTSNMEDVYYRPDELDQKGLLDTVDNIKKDRTPEDLLFQVLVDWGVDLTLSIRRETVQGKTVFFVDENALVACFETGVTEELVKELAKAEPLRVVFRDNGFVSDAVKINVEQIFRQLSPTTDVKSI
- a CDS encoding DUF4391 domain-containing protein — its product is MSAFFDYPKSAAFGRVVPKNKIYEHAGANTALKDLFVREVDQINWRYKLAPETINLNATASVPEIQVFSISLKTGKLDETVLRAIDKAIPFPLVFELTWRGKRKAAAAFKRQSEADSAKWVVSEYFATDWVPEETGRMPLPVALDLGALYDRLLTAIMPAEMGTPGQGDEDIQARVDRMEAIRAKTREVERIKTRLTREKQYNKRVAINAELRKANQELAELQQSGVRRTDSQLTGTNI
- a CDS encoding DEAD/DEAH box helicase family protein, with amino-acid sequence MKIIDNTTQLLGDDVKGTVGRGSRLKIAASCFSIYAFEALKSELSKIDSLQFIFTAPTFVPTEATDRMRKERREFFIPKNRRETGLYGTEFEIHLRNKLTQRAVARECAEWIRKKARFRSNTTKAPMQQFMHVGGTGEGVAYMPISGFTAVDLGYQKGDAVSNFVTRFEDPNHTQMYLQLFDQIWSDPHKVQDVTEAICDHIESVYQENSPERVYFMMLYNIFQDFLEDVDEDVLPNDLTGYRDSVVWNKLFNYQRDAATGIINKLETYNGCILADSVGLGKTFTALAVIKYYELRNRAVLVLCPKKLADNWRNYNTNLTTNIFATDRLNYDVLCHTDLSRTSGDSFGIPLNRVNWGNYDLVVIDESHNFRNNDVYKDRETRYQKLMNKVIRAGVKTKVLMLSATPVNNRFTDLRNQLALAYEGQSEALSKNLKSQASVEEIFRRAQKTFNAWSELPPEERTAASILKALDFDFFELLDAVTIARSRKHIETFYDTKDIGKFPERRKPLSFHCPITKRTDVMGLNDIFSQLSVLKLAVYAPISYILPSRLRKYEEIYDTQVEGGRGKLRQADRERSLQALMTTNLLKRLESSVEAFRITLRALGGNITRALDAINDFERSGSAQSVSDYLADADFLDAEDDDLAGLGDFTVGKKVQISLADMDLPSWKHDLEADLALIEALVTSMELVEPKDDAKLQNLMELLRKKIDEPLNPGNRKVLVFTAFADTANYLYANLAPFAQQLGLHAGKVTGSDAPKTTLKKGYDFQGVLTLFSPRSKEKAIVLPNEPGELDILIGTDCISEGQNLQDCDFLVNYDIHWNPVRIIQRFGRIDRIGSPNSQIQLVNYWPDITLDEYINLKERVENRMVIADVAATGDDNVLTAKSSDIAYRKDQLKRLQDEVIELEDVKTGISITDLGLNDFRMDLLNYVKEHGELDNLPNGMHAVVPAQPELGLQPGAIFALKNIHDSVNINQQNRLHPFYLVYISDDGEVIADHTEVKRLLDLIRTSCKGRSAPLPEVCRIFNERTRDGQQMDRYSDLLSSAIRSMIEVKEEKDIDSLFSGGRTTALVHAIAGLNDFELIAFVVVEGGEA
- a CDS encoding recombinase family protein: MNIGYARVSTAEQNLTLQTDALKAAGCERIFEETASGGKADRPGLEQALDFMRPGDTLVVWKLDRLARSMRQLIDTVALLQSKDIGFRSLTESIDTTTAGGMLVFHIFGALAEFERAMIRERTRAGLDAASARGRKGGRPSKLSKADLRMAATLVGDPENSVAQVAKQFGVSTATLYRHLPSARAGNRKN
- a CDS encoding helix-turn-helix domain-containing protein, whose amino-acid sequence is MDTDVMTIREVAEYLKLTEKTAYRLAAEGEIPGFKIGGSWRFRKGDIDAWIEARKQQGGKGGANHRNEDH